The following are encoded in a window of Roseimaritima ulvae genomic DNA:
- a CDS encoding ABC transporter permease, whose translation MTTVIENTSEPSTAAATQTEDLPVVVYSPESPLAHPGKLVREVFSDLWRCRELIWILFQRDLKAQFRQSYLGYVWLFLPPVMTTMVWLFLNSQRVISVGDTGIPYPVFVIIGSVVWQTFTKLITSPLSSFNAGKPVFMKLKVPPEAFIAAGTARAVFDFILYSAVLIPVMLVFQIMPPWTILLVPVAVLALFALGTALGLVLVPFGSLYSDIQQAIPVLMGFLMYMAPVVYPPPKEGWAALAISWNPLTPILMGMRDFITTGSLQHLASILMLLPLSCLIIFLSMLVIRVVMPHLIARMGM comes from the coding sequence ATGACCACCGTAATCGAGAATACCAGCGAACCGTCCACCGCTGCGGCCACGCAAACCGAAGACCTTCCCGTGGTCGTGTATTCGCCGGAATCGCCGCTGGCGCATCCGGGCAAGCTGGTGCGGGAGGTGTTCAGCGACCTGTGGCGTTGCCGCGAACTGATCTGGATCCTGTTCCAGCGTGACCTCAAGGCGCAATTTCGCCAAAGCTACCTCGGCTACGTATGGCTGTTCCTGCCGCCGGTGATGACCACCATGGTGTGGCTGTTTTTGAACAGCCAGCGAGTAATCTCGGTGGGCGATACCGGCATTCCGTATCCGGTGTTTGTGATCATCGGCAGCGTGGTCTGGCAAACTTTTACTAAGCTGATCACCAGCCCGCTGAGCTCATTTAACGCCGGCAAACCGGTATTCATGAAGCTCAAGGTGCCTCCGGAGGCTTTCATTGCCGCAGGAACCGCGCGGGCTGTCTTCGATTTCATCCTGTATTCCGCGGTTCTGATCCCCGTGATGCTGGTCTTTCAGATCATGCCGCCCTGGACGATTTTGTTGGTGCCGGTCGCCGTGCTAGCGTTGTTCGCATTGGGGACGGCGTTAGGGCTGGTGTTAGTCCCCTTCGGCAGTCTCTACTCCGATATCCAGCAAGCCATCCCGGTGCTGATGGGCTTCCTTATGTACATGGCCCCGGTAGTGTACCCTCCTCCCAAAGAAGGCTGGGCGGCGTTGGCGATTTCATGGAATCCCCTAACGCCCATCCTGATGGGAATGCGAGACTTCATAACCACTGGCTCGCTGCAACATCTTGCCTCGATTCTCATGCTCCTCCCATTATCCTGCTTAATCATCTTCCTCTCCATGCTGGTCATCCGAGTGGTAATGCCACATTTGATCGCACGTATGGGAATGTAG
- a CDS encoding four helix bundle protein codes for MHKPHRQRHVWQDSITVAEAVYAATERFPDEERFGLVSQMRRCAVSIPSNIAEGAAKDSPAGYSCFLTIAIGSVAELDTQLELSNRLESLNTEDHEQLDTKPGIGSRMLIALHRSIRAKI; via the coding sequence TTGCACAAGCCACATCGTCAGCGTCATGTATGGCAGGATTCGATAACGGTTGCCGAAGCAGTTTATGCAGCGACAGAACGGTTTCCCGATGAAGAACGGTTCGGGTTGGTTTCGCAAATGCGTCGATGTGCGGTGTCAATTCCGTCCAACATTGCGGAAGGCGCCGCAAAGGACTCCCCGGCGGGTTATTCGTGTTTCCTTACCATCGCAATCGGTTCGGTGGCCGAGCTCGATACCCAGCTGGAACTTTCTAACCGTCTCGAATCCCTAAATACTGAAGACCACGAACAGCTCGACACGAAACCAGGTATTGGCAGCCGAATGCTCATCGCCCTACACCGTTCCATCCGCGCAAAGATCTAG
- a CDS encoding sugar transferase, which translates to MPSSIEDTIQASSTELETSRTDTPRLFCDQRFFQRKYLVDRCFGGVLLVLTSPLTLALYLLVKATSPGPGFYLQERVGLDGKTFLVVKLRSMRVDAEACGKAKWCGKNDPRVTRVGKVLRKLHLDELPQLWNVAKGEMSLIGPRPERPVICESLAEKIPGYYRRITVKPGVTGLAQINLPPDESIEDVQRKQILDLHYIEETNLWLETRIFCATALRVVGLQGETVMKWMRLCRLDVVNAGMADLVSVTIHGEDGAIMRLDRSEQCETWGAADSQHSNPNRPR; encoded by the coding sequence ATGCCCAGCTCCATCGAGGATACGATTCAAGCGTCTAGCACGGAGCTTGAAACGAGCCGCACGGATACACCGCGACTGTTTTGCGACCAACGGTTCTTTCAACGCAAGTACCTCGTCGATCGCTGCTTCGGGGGAGTCCTGCTGGTGCTCACTTCTCCTCTCACACTTGCACTGTATCTGCTCGTCAAAGCCACCTCGCCCGGCCCCGGCTTTTACCTCCAGGAACGTGTCGGTCTGGACGGGAAAACCTTTCTCGTCGTCAAATTGCGATCGATGCGGGTGGATGCGGAGGCGTGCGGGAAAGCCAAATGGTGCGGCAAAAACGATCCGCGAGTGACGCGTGTGGGTAAAGTCCTCCGCAAACTGCATTTGGATGAACTGCCCCAACTGTGGAATGTGGCCAAAGGCGAAATGTCGCTGATCGGCCCGCGCCCCGAGCGACCGGTGATCTGCGAGTCGCTGGCCGAGAAAATCCCTGGTTACTACCGCCGCATCACGGTCAAGCCCGGCGTCACCGGATTGGCCCAAATCAACCTGCCGCCTGATGAGTCGATCGAGGATGTGCAGCGCAAACAAATCCTGGATCTGCACTACATCGAAGAAACCAACCTGTGGCTGGAAACGCGAATCTTCTGCGCCACGGCGCTGCGGGTCGTCGGCCTGCAGGGAGAGACCGTTATGAAATGGATGCGACTGTGCCGCTTGGACGTGGTAAACGCCGGCATGGCCGATCTTGTCAGTGTCACCATCCACGGAGAAGACGGCGCCATCATGCGACTCGACCGCAGCGAGCAGTGCGAAACTTGGGGGGCTGCCGATTCCCAGCACAGCAATCCCAACCGGCCACGTTAA
- a CDS encoding acyltransferase yields MRSFLKSCCRGFAILLVAPLLATHIVLSRLSSPDGSLEAHSQCLSCLPGLLGSYLRVGFYRFALAKCSPTATISFGVLFSKVTACIDEHVYIGPHCMLGSVTLERDVLLGPHVQIPSGPHTHGIERLDVPIRHQPGCPQRITVGQDSWIGAGSIVLADIATQTVVAAGAVVTKPQPPRTIIGGCPAKVLRHREDAPP; encoded by the coding sequence GTGAGGTCCTTCCTTAAATCCTGTTGCCGCGGCTTCGCGATCCTGCTGGTCGCGCCATTGCTGGCCACCCATATCGTCTTGTCACGGCTGAGTTCACCGGACGGCTCTTTGGAAGCTCATTCCCAGTGCCTATCCTGCCTGCCGGGTTTGCTGGGCAGTTATCTGCGAGTTGGTTTTTACCGGTTTGCGTTGGCAAAATGTTCGCCCACGGCCACGATCAGCTTTGGCGTGTTGTTTTCCAAAGTCACCGCGTGCATCGACGAGCACGTGTACATCGGCCCGCACTGCATGTTGGGCTCCGTGACCCTGGAACGCGACGTGTTGCTGGGCCCCCATGTGCAAATCCCCAGCGGCCCGCACACACACGGGATCGAACGCCTGGACGTGCCGATCCGGCATCAGCCCGGGTGCCCGCAGCGAATCACGGTGGGGCAGGACAGCTGGATCGGAGCGGGCAGTATCGTGTTGGCGGACATCGCAACTCAAACCGTCGTCGCCGCCGGCGCCGTAGTCACCAAGCCCCAACCGCCAAGAACCATCATCGGCGGCTGCCCGGCCAAAGTCCTCCGCCACCGCGAAGACGCACCCCCGTAA
- a CDS encoding XrtA system polysaccharide deacetylase produces the protein MNATIQTAQSSTAPNGPPARITHALTVDVEDYFQVSAFEHRVSRSSWENRECRVEANTDKLLALFDRCDVRGTFFILGWVASHYPQLVQRIAAAGHEIASHGYWHRLVYDLTPEQFADDIQKSKAAIFDACQIEPTAYRAPSFSIVERSLWALDILSEQGFTTDSSIFPIRGHDRYGMPNAKQEIHTLPTASDRIQEFPPTLETVAGIKVPIGGGYFRLLPASVTSAAIRKIEAQNRPAMFYIHPWEVDPQQPRITGVGSKNRFRHYVGLKRTEAKLEKLISSHRFGTMTAAMQSAEACRAPI, from the coding sequence ATGAACGCAACGATTCAAACGGCCCAATCCTCCACGGCACCCAACGGTCCTCCGGCCCGCATCACCCATGCCCTGACCGTGGACGTCGAAGACTATTTTCAGGTCTCTGCGTTTGAGCATCGCGTCAGCCGGTCGAGCTGGGAGAACCGGGAATGCCGCGTGGAAGCCAACACTGACAAATTGCTGGCACTGTTCGATCGCTGCGACGTGCGCGGTACTTTTTTCATCCTCGGCTGGGTCGCTTCTCACTATCCTCAACTGGTCCAGCGCATCGCCGCCGCCGGACACGAAATCGCCTCCCACGGCTACTGGCATCGCCTGGTCTACGACCTCACGCCCGAACAATTTGCGGACGATATCCAAAAATCCAAAGCCGCCATCTTCGACGCCTGCCAAATCGAACCCACGGCCTACCGGGCGCCCAGCTTTTCCATCGTCGAACGATCGCTGTGGGCGTTGGATATTCTAAGCGAACAAGGTTTCACCACCGACAGCAGTATTTTCCCGATTCGCGGCCATGACCGTTATGGCATGCCCAACGCCAAGCAGGAAATTCACACTCTGCCCACGGCAAGTGATCGGATTCAAGAGTTCCCGCCCACGCTGGAAACCGTCGCCGGCATCAAGGTGCCGATCGGCGGAGGCTATTTCCGCTTGCTGCCAGCCAGCGTGACATCGGCCGCCATCCGCAAGATTGAAGCCCAAAATCGGCCCGCGATGTTTTACATCCACCCTTGGGAAGTCGATCCACAGCAACCCCGAATCACCGGCGTCGGCAGCAAAAACCGCTTTCGGCATTATGTTGGGTTAAAGAGAACCGAAGCGAAGCTCGAGAAACTAATCAGCTCCCATCGCTTCGGCACCATGACCGCAGCCATGCAATCCGCGGAAGCCTGCAGAGCGCCGATTTAG
- a CDS encoding exosortase-associated EpsI family protein: MNAALPPRNSSQKIAIVAIISLTLLSGVAHGYLDGRWAAKTDLQAVGQRLSELPEQCGDWVLLEQQELDPGAATLLRCYGSEVRVYQHQETEVVVNVALLFGPRGPIAVHTPEICYSSSGTKQFGETQAHTLDTAGSPHTLWQARFTQDQQPEPTLDVWYAWSDGGPMQAAQYPRVWLTENLYKIQVAGPVGNQAFQPCRNFLTAFLPYVEGVVE, translated from the coding sequence GTGAATGCTGCCCTTCCACCGCGAAATTCCAGTCAAAAAATCGCGATTGTTGCCATCATCAGCTTGACGCTACTTTCCGGCGTGGCGCATGGCTACCTAGACGGTCGCTGGGCCGCTAAAACCGATCTGCAAGCCGTTGGCCAGCGTTTAAGCGAACTGCCCGAACAATGCGGGGACTGGGTCCTGCTAGAACAACAAGAGCTTGATCCAGGGGCCGCCACACTGCTGCGTTGCTATGGCTCGGAAGTCCGCGTGTACCAACACCAGGAAACCGAAGTTGTGGTCAATGTGGCCTTGCTGTTTGGCCCCCGTGGGCCCATCGCCGTGCATACGCCGGAGATTTGCTACAGCTCCAGCGGCACCAAACAATTCGGAGAAACCCAAGCCCATACCCTCGATACCGCAGGCTCACCGCATACCCTGTGGCAAGCAAGATTCACGCAGGACCAACAGCCAGAGCCGACCCTCGATGTATGGTACGCCTGGAGCGATGGGGGGCCGATGCAGGCGGCCCAATATCCCCGCGTCTGGCTCACAGAGAATCTCTACAAGATTCAAGTTGCTGGACCGGTCGGCAATCAGGCCTTCCAGCCTTGCCGTAATTTTTTAACCGCGTTTTTACCCTATGTGGAAGGAGTCGTAGAGTGA
- a CDS encoding SDR family oxidoreductase produces MHIALIGASGYVGAEFAAQINARGDRLTTVGRADCDVYSAEALRKTLRDASPDVVVNCAGYTGKPNVDACELDKANCLAGNGVLPGVIQQACESLNIPWGHVSSGCIFTGRRPDGKGFVETDTPNFSFRQNNCSWYSGTKALGEEVLADAQQCYIWRLRIPFSNIDSPRNYLSKVQRYENLLEAENSLSNLPEFVAACLDCFSKNVPYDIYNLTNPGSMKTSEVVELIKASGVSDKQFHFFDSEDDFMQRAAKTPRSNCVMDSSKAIAAGLKLTPIEECIQQTLKNWVPEKEAAVGQ; encoded by the coding sequence ATGCACATCGCCCTGATCGGAGCCTCCGGATACGTCGGAGCTGAATTTGCCGCCCAGATCAACGCTCGTGGTGACCGGCTGACAACCGTTGGCCGAGCCGACTGCGACGTCTACTCGGCCGAAGCGTTGCGCAAGACGCTCCGCGACGCTTCACCAGACGTCGTCGTCAACTGTGCGGGTTACACCGGCAAGCCCAACGTGGACGCTTGCGAACTGGACAAAGCCAATTGCCTGGCCGGTAACGGTGTCCTTCCCGGCGTGATCCAACAGGCCTGCGAATCCCTAAACATCCCCTGGGGACATGTCTCGTCGGGCTGCATTTTCACCGGACGCCGCCCCGACGGGAAAGGCTTTGTCGAAACCGACACACCCAACTTCTCCTTCCGCCAGAACAACTGCAGCTGGTACTCGGGCACCAAAGCCCTGGGCGAAGAAGTCTTAGCGGACGCCCAGCAATGCTACATATGGCGGCTGCGGATTCCCTTTTCCAACATCGATTCCCCACGCAACTACCTCTCCAAAGTTCAACGCTACGAAAACCTGCTGGAAGCCGAGAACAGCCTGTCGAATCTGCCCGAATTTGTGGCCGCCTGCCTGGATTGTTTTTCCAAGAACGTGCCGTACGACATCTACAATCTGACTAATCCGGGCAGCATGAAGACCTCGGAAGTCGTCGAGCTGATCAAAGCGTCGGGCGTCTCGGACAAACAATTTCACTTCTTCGACTCCGAAGACGACTTCATGCAACGAGCCGCCAAGACGCCCCGCTCGAATTGCGTCATGGACAGCAGCAAAGCCATCGCAGCAGGATTGAAACTAACACCGATCGAAGAATGTATTCAGCAGACGCTAAAAAACTGGGTGCCGGAGAAGGAAGCGGCAGTAGGGCAGTAG
- a CDS encoding glycosyltransferase, giving the protein MLRELAQRHRVTLACTTDEAVADSDLQHVEELCESVLVAPLHRLRRVLRGAGSVARGGSLTEGMFHSPALFAQVASAQQQHPFDNVLVFCSSMFPYIDHGCFTGTPTVVDLVDVDSQKWAQMSRETGAPKRWVYRLEAHRVGKLEQRIANRACAVTLVSDSEADVFRKTLTEAKPALNICGISNGVDTDYFRPPSGRSHARQSVGAGVQPLGAHKPITESAKAYTPAPSQANAHQSVGPQNEPPSGDGSYGGASAETDPSNFELRTSNFLRLVFTGVLDYHPNVEGIDWFCRQVMPELLRNVDAELAIVGRRPTPRVLELANMAGVRVVGEVPDVRPYLHAADVAISPLSLARGIQNKVLEAMATGLPVVLTRPSAEGIEAESGQHFVIADSAAEWTERLVALARDAQSRADIGEAARELVVKEYSWSAKLSDFQTLLDTNKTDAPHTP; this is encoded by the coding sequence ATGCTCCGCGAACTGGCGCAGCGGCACCGCGTGACGCTGGCCTGTACCACGGACGAAGCGGTTGCCGACAGCGACTTACAGCACGTCGAAGAGCTTTGCGAGAGCGTACTTGTGGCTCCGCTTCACCGTCTCCGCCGCGTGCTCCGAGGCGCCGGATCGGTGGCCCGGGGCGGCAGTTTGACCGAAGGCATGTTTCATTCTCCCGCCCTATTCGCCCAGGTCGCCTCGGCGCAGCAACAACATCCCTTCGACAACGTGCTAGTGTTCTGCTCCAGCATGTTTCCCTATATCGACCATGGCTGTTTTACCGGCACCCCCACGGTTGTCGATTTGGTGGACGTGGACAGTCAGAAGTGGGCGCAGATGAGTCGCGAAACAGGGGCGCCCAAACGGTGGGTGTATCGCTTGGAAGCCCATCGAGTTGGCAAGTTGGAACAGCGGATTGCCAACCGTGCATGCGCCGTCACCTTGGTCAGCGATAGCGAAGCCGACGTGTTCCGCAAGACGCTCACGGAGGCCAAACCGGCGCTGAACATCTGCGGCATCAGCAACGGCGTTGACACCGACTACTTTCGCCCACCGTCTGGCCGTAGCCACGCTCGCCAGAGCGTGGGCGCTGGAGTCCAGCCTTTAGGCGCCCACAAGCCTATAACCGAATCGGCTAAAGCCTACACTCCAGCGCCATCCCAGGCCAACGCCCACCAGAGCGTCGGCCCCCAAAACGAACCACCGTCTGGCGACGGTAGCTACGGGGGAGCGTCGGCCGAAACCGATCCTTCAAACTTCGAACTTCGAACTTCAAACTTCCTCCGTCTCGTATTCACCGGCGTGCTCGACTACCACCCCAACGTCGAAGGCATCGATTGGTTCTGTCGTCAGGTGATGCCCGAGTTGCTGCGAAACGTCGACGCCGAGCTTGCGATCGTCGGTCGCCGTCCCACGCCACGGGTTTTAGAGCTCGCGAACATGGCAGGCGTTAGAGTGGTCGGCGAAGTGCCGGACGTACGTCCCTACCTACACGCCGCCGACGTCGCCATTTCGCCGCTCTCCTTAGCCCGCGGTATTCAAAACAAAGTGCTCGAAGCCATGGCGACGGGGTTGCCCGTGGTCTTAACGCGTCCCTCCGCCGAAGGCATCGAGGCCGAATCCGGTCAGCACTTTGTGATCGCCGACAGCGCTGCGGAATGGACCGAGCGGTTGGTAGCTCTGGCGCGCGACGCGCAGTCCAGAGCCGACATCGGCGAGGCGGCCAGGGAATTGGTCGTCAAGGAGTATTCTTGGTCCGCAAAGCTAAGTGACTTCCAGACCTTGTTAGACACCAACAAGACCGATGCCCCCCACACCCCGTAG
- a CDS encoding glycosyltransferase, with product MIGFNTTQSTPPAPVRVGFVMHKMQVAGAEVLVKQIIEQLAGEIEATVFCLDGLGELGQQLRDAGTPVIVLDRQPGFDRQVAKRLADEVNSRRIDVLHAHQYTPFFYSALARLRHRCQTKILFTEHGRHYPDIVSWKRRSANRWLLQRYAEVTTACCDFSTAALRQIEGFPRAITLRNGVVLDELPPRGDAQTQQALRAKLGLQADTPYAACVARFHPVKDHATLIRGWRQVHQQLPGAKLLLVGDGPERANIEQLIQQLSPLAPAAGERVRERGPTFASSIKFLGIRNDVADILRAVDVFTLTSVSEAASLTLLEAMASECASVVTDVGGNAEHLREGIDGFLTPRGDAEKLGERLTELLQSPDRCREMGTSARRRVIEAFNLDDVIAAYAQHYKTLQK from the coding sequence ATGATCGGATTCAACACAACCCAATCGACACCACCTGCCCCTGTCCGCGTGGGTTTTGTGATGCACAAGATGCAGGTTGCGGGCGCCGAAGTGTTGGTCAAGCAGATCATCGAACAACTGGCGGGCGAAATCGAGGCGACCGTATTCTGCCTGGATGGGCTGGGCGAACTGGGACAACAACTGCGCGACGCCGGCACCCCCGTGATCGTGCTCGACCGCCAACCGGGATTTGACCGACAAGTCGCCAAACGTTTGGCCGATGAAGTCAACTCACGCCGCATCGACGTTTTACACGCGCATCAATACACCCCGTTCTTCTATTCCGCACTGGCGCGGCTGCGGCACCGGTGCCAGACCAAAATCCTATTCACCGAACACGGCCGCCACTACCCGGACATCGTTTCCTGGAAGCGACGTTCGGCCAACCGGTGGCTGCTGCAACGTTATGCCGAAGTCACCACCGCTTGCTGCGACTTCAGCACCGCAGCGTTACGGCAGATCGAAGGTTTTCCCCGAGCGATCACACTACGCAACGGCGTCGTCCTTGACGAATTGCCGCCCCGCGGCGACGCACAAACCCAGCAAGCCCTACGAGCCAAACTGGGTTTGCAGGCAGATACGCCCTACGCCGCCTGCGTGGCGCGATTCCATCCGGTCAAAGACCACGCCACATTGATCCGAGGCTGGCGGCAAGTCCACCAGCAACTGCCGGGCGCCAAGCTGCTACTCGTCGGCGACGGCCCCGAACGAGCCAACATCGAACAACTCATCCAGCAACTAAGTCCCCTCGCCCCCGCCGCGGGGGAGAGGGTTAGGGAGAGGGGGCCAACATTCGCCAGCTCCATTAAATTCCTCGGCATCCGCAACGACGTCGCCGACATCCTCCGCGCCGTCGACGTGTTCACGTTGACCAGTGTCAGCGAAGCGGCCTCGCTGACGTTGCTCGAAGCGATGGCCAGCGAGTGCGCCTCGGTGGTCACCGACGTGGGCGGCAACGCCGAACACCTTCGCGAGGGCATCGATGGTTTCCTGACGCCACGTGGCGACGCGGAGAAGCTAGGCGAACGGCTGACGGAACTTTTGCAGTCCCCTGATCGTTGCCGAGAGATGGGCACCAGCGCCCGCCGCCGAGTCATCGAAGCCTTTAATCTAGACGACGTCATCGCCGCCTACGCCCAACACTACAAAACCCTACAAAAGTAG